In Leptospira ellinghausenii, the following proteins share a genomic window:
- a CDS encoding Crp/Fnr family transcriptional regulator yields the protein MIIKYITKPSPESLMKAFVGCKELTYDKDEFLFHAGDEVTHMDLLVNGDLQVFKYDGNMNEVTLTFFRPVCIVAEWAVIQGIPYPASARFTKKSTIFRMPLSEVQNRLNSNIELNHILMHSLMNKIETLNLAINRGLTMDAMQRVAHFLFYGTPDSLALKQTQMASLLYLRPETFSRILKQLKDQGLVDTQKGEITILDKEGLLKILA from the coding sequence ATGATTATTAAATACATTACGAAACCTAGTCCTGAATCATTAATGAAAGCCTTTGTTGGATGTAAGGAACTAACATATGATAAAGATGAATTTTTATTTCATGCCGGTGATGAAGTCACTCACATGGATCTTCTTGTCAATGGTGACTTACAGGTTTTTAAATATGATGGAAATATGAATGAAGTAACTCTAACTTTTTTCAGACCAGTATGTATTGTGGCCGAATGGGCTGTTATCCAAGGAATTCCTTATCCAGCGTCTGCAAGGTTTACAAAAAAAAGTACGATCTTTCGGATGCCACTTTCTGAAGTCCAAAATCGACTAAATTCTAATATTGAACTTAACCACATTCTAATGCACTCATTGATGAATAAAATCGAGACTTTAAACTTGGCAATTAATCGTGGTCTCACCATGGATGCAATGCAAAGAGTAGCTCATTTTCTATTTTATGGAACACCCGATTCCCTTGCCTTAAAACAAACACAGATGGCATCCTTACTTTACTTAAGACCTGAAACTTTCTCAAGGATATTAAAACAACTGAAAGACCAAGGACTTGTTGATACGCAAAAAGGTGAGATCACAATTTTAGACAAGGAAGGTCTTTTGAAAATTTTAGCTTAG
- a CDS encoding 7TM diverse intracellular signaling domain-containing protein — protein sequence MISLPFCRIILFCFCFISLNCSRTTDESTVVLKLDGEDWGIYFNDSADLLNPEFNPNNLDITSVPNNFRNLNKSYRGSIWIRKSFEITTEQHQKSLALQLGKVYQSDEVFVNGVLIGKNNSAFGKDPEEYSFGRPRIYPIPHDLLLEGENVLIIKIDSSLSTSAGIITGPIRIVTYEEAINGNLYDSLVELIFVGFYLFIALFFFINFFNLRENKEYLSFSVLALIFSGYELCKNEVRFLIFNHFAILKFLEYSFLLILPYGFIKFIQDFFELKPFKYQRIYLFFQFFFILVFLIIQNPVFWYNFIGYWDIHLLAVIGYAIYVTILKFREQKRGSTIHLLALVYLLYSILKEILIERGYLNSPSSLETSFLVYLILMTLALRFQFLMMKRKLQNRYDRLKEADSLREKIFFYMDAMISGPLKLMKDKLSEYRESTQKTKDKNLVKEVIEVQSSIDNVMDDIIELSRLEVLKEVPFKEQVNFVSFINDVIPEDDITYSIKVNPETEILNSLDLINSVVVRLVDFPPFKEFNHNDLIITQDLKGNVHFRFLLFHSNSKVAQKLYNELSENYNQLTPIKVKWAIILEIVRLLGAKIDFKIIKKKYLKIDLGISAIVPVSELQPIKDSTSVGIQNQTSKKSEKEDWRVTLKRIWKFLKETEIKIPNFKKKK from the coding sequence ATGATATCCTTACCATTCTGTCGCATTATTCTATTTTGTTTTTGTTTCATTTCACTTAATTGTTCACGTACAACTGACGAATCAACCGTTGTATTAAAGTTAGATGGTGAAGATTGGGGAATCTATTTTAATGATAGTGCAGATTTATTAAATCCAGAATTTAATCCAAATAATTTGGACATTACAAGTGTTCCTAACAATTTCCGAAATTTAAATAAATCCTATAGAGGTTCAATATGGATTCGGAAAAGTTTTGAAATTACTACAGAACAACACCAAAAGTCATTAGCCTTACAATTAGGGAAAGTATACCAATCGGATGAGGTTTTTGTCAATGGTGTGTTAATAGGTAAAAACAATTCTGCTTTTGGCAAAGATCCTGAAGAATATTCGTTTGGAAGGCCTAGAATCTACCCTATTCCACATGATTTATTACTCGAAGGAGAAAATGTTTTAATCATCAAAATTGATTCATCACTATCTACATCTGCAGGGATCATTACTGGGCCAATCCGAATTGTAACTTACGAAGAAGCAATTAACGGAAATTTATATGATTCACTTGTCGAACTAATTTTCGTAGGTTTTTATCTATTCATTGCTTTGTTTTTCTTTATTAACTTTTTTAACCTAAGAGAGAATAAAGAATACTTAAGTTTCAGTGTATTGGCGCTTATCTTCTCAGGATATGAATTATGCAAAAACGAAGTTAGATTTTTGATCTTCAATCATTTTGCAATTTTAAAATTCCTGGAATATTCATTTTTACTTATATTGCCTTATGGTTTTATCAAATTCATCCAAGATTTTTTCGAATTAAAACCATTTAAGTACCAAAGAATTTACCTCTTTTTTCAATTTTTCTTTATCCTTGTATTTCTCATCATCCAAAATCCGGTGTTTTGGTATAACTTCATTGGGTATTGGGATATTCACTTACTTGCGGTGATTGGTTACGCAATTTATGTAACGATACTAAAATTCCGTGAGCAAAAAAGAGGATCAACAATCCATTTATTGGCTCTTGTTTACCTACTCTATTCAATTCTGAAAGAGATTTTAATTGAAAGAGGATATTTAAACTCACCATCTTCACTTGAAACTAGCTTTTTAGTGTATTTAATTTTAATGACCCTTGCGTTGCGATTTCAGTTTTTGATGATGAAACGAAAACTCCAAAATCGATATGACAGATTAAAAGAAGCCGATTCACTCAGAGAAAAGATTTTCTTTTATATGGACGCAATGATCTCAGGCCCATTAAAATTAATGAAAGATAAACTTTCAGAGTACAGAGAATCTACTCAAAAAACAAAAGATAAAAATTTAGTAAAAGAAGTGATTGAAGTCCAATCGTCAATTGACAACGTCATGGATGATATCATTGAACTTTCAAGATTGGAAGTACTAAAAGAAGTCCCATTTAAAGAACAAGTAAATTTTGTATCCTTTATCAATGATGTAATTCCAGAAGATGACATTACATATTCAATTAAAGTAAATCCAGAAACTGAAATTCTTAATAGTTTAGATTTAATTAACTCTGTTGTAGTGAGGCTAGTGGACTTTCCTCCATTTAAAGAATTTAATCATAATGATTTAATCATCACCCAAGATTTAAAGGGGAATGTTCATTTTAGGTTCTTATTGTTCCACAGTAATTCCAAGGTGGCACAAAAATTATACAATGAATTGTCCGAAAATTACAACCAACTCACCCCAATTAAAGTAAAATGGGCAATTATTTTAGAAATTGTACGTTTGTTAGGCGCAAAAATCGACTTTAAAATCATCAAGAAAAAATATCTAAAAATCGATTTGGGAATCTCAGCAATTGTTCCTGTTTCAGAATTACAACCCATCAAAGATTCAACTTCAGTTGGGATACAAAACCAAACCTCAAAAAAATCAGAAAAAGAGGATTGGAGAGTCACTTTAAAAAGAATTTGGAAATTTTTAAAGGAAACAGAAATTAAAATTCCTAACTTCAAAAAGAAGAAATAA
- a CDS encoding sensor histidine kinase, which translates to MISKTRFSHFFLGFLLFLSPTLVSLVAEPCGTMITSFDKPVVLKTDWLFRKGDNLDWRDESVEESFWVKRSVPDYGISKTENLTGYHWYRCSFYLPDNYTTPVEPIAIQLGRIRDIDEFYLNGTLIDKTGTVLPRLEVDFQKIRIYSLPTHLLKPGLNVMAIRIYAATNLNGLKEAPTIAKERLLREAVFSKELFAMVCGYVFVFMGIYFLVGSIVRGRAGENFFFALFSIFMGIYVLIRTQHRDILFESFTWSYVAELLVLICLPAFFINFMHQYLKLKRNIVLLVYEVFLSVLFIITLFFRNPKTWILVIALFNYALPIAMGLVIYLFIKNGKTNIKKVKFILIGIACLLPTILIDSLSALEIIISMPGTLYLGFLIFLVMISIQLSNDIVIGLENFIEQEKELIQMERVKTGFLINLSSEFKSGMEKIKSAIENITTNQSKSIVKDVVKPSAKKAAKKKSKVTNTKHIGDPVKQAEDHISYMSYMVEEAILLRKLEERTYIPFYESFSVLELVKNCVASVENHLGQHRKNTFIDIKPNDLEIYFPKELLFCILRNLVENAYQYTDPKTDIHIEFFNRDGYHQLIVMDEGMGLSQIEMETIFQKFVRGYRDKKNDIPGAGIGLTLVEASSNFLSGTVSLKSSEGMGAKFTIRIPEKPKK; encoded by the coding sequence ATGATTTCGAAAACCCGTTTTTCCCATTTTTTCCTCGGGTTCTTACTGTTTTTGTCACCAACTTTAGTAAGTTTGGTGGCAGAACCATGCGGAACCATGATCACATCCTTTGATAAACCAGTGGTTTTAAAAACAGATTGGTTATTTAGAAAAGGAGACAATTTAGATTGGCGTGATGAGTCAGTTGAAGAAAGTTTTTGGGTCAAACGTTCCGTTCCGGATTATGGAATTTCAAAAACAGAAAACCTAACAGGGTATCACTGGTATCGTTGTTCTTTTTATTTACCTGACAATTATACAACGCCGGTGGAACCAATTGCCATCCAATTGGGTAGAATTCGTGACATCGATGAGTTTTATTTAAATGGAACTTTGATTGATAAAACAGGAACAGTTTTACCTAGATTAGAAGTTGATTTTCAAAAAATCAGAATTTATTCTCTTCCTACACATTTACTCAAACCAGGTTTAAATGTGATGGCCATTCGTATTTATGCTGCCACAAACCTAAATGGATTAAAGGAAGCTCCCACAATTGCCAAAGAACGTTTGTTACGTGAGGCGGTATTCTCAAAAGAACTCTTTGCGATGGTTTGTGGTTACGTTTTTGTTTTTATGGGAATTTACTTTTTAGTAGGTTCCATTGTTCGCGGAAGAGCTGGGGAAAATTTCTTTTTTGCATTATTTTCAATTTTTATGGGAATTTATGTTCTCATCCGCACTCAACATAGAGACATTTTATTTGAAAGTTTCACTTGGTCGTATGTTGCAGAACTTTTAGTACTTATTTGTTTACCTGCTTTTTTCATAAACTTCATGCACCAATATTTAAAATTGAAACGTAACATTGTGTTACTTGTTTATGAAGTGTTTTTATCCGTACTTTTTATTATCACATTATTTTTCAGAAATCCAAAAACATGGATCTTGGTAATTGCACTCTTTAATTATGCATTACCAATTGCAATGGGACTTGTGATATACTTATTTATTAAAAATGGTAAAACAAATATTAAAAAAGTAAAATTTATCCTCATTGGGATCGCCTGTTTACTACCTACAATATTAATCGATAGTTTGTCCGCTTTGGAAATCATCATTTCCATGCCAGGTACATTATACTTGGGTTTTTTAATTTTTCTTGTGATGATATCTATCCAATTATCAAACGATATAGTCATCGGATTGGAAAATTTTATAGAACAAGAAAAAGAACTCATCCAAATGGAAAGAGTCAAAACTGGATTTCTCATCAACTTATCTTCCGAATTTAAATCGGGAATGGAAAAAATCAAATCCGCGATTGAGAATATTACTACCAATCAAAGTAAATCTATTGTGAAAGATGTGGTCAAACCATCTGCCAAAAAAGCCGCTAAGAAAAAATCAAAAGTTACGAACACAAAACATATTGGAGATCCAGTTAAACAAGCAGAAGATCATATATCTTACATGAGTTATATGGTGGAGGAAGCAATTTTATTGAGAAAACTGGAAGAACGAACTTATATTCCATTTTATGAAAGTTTCTCAGTATTGGAGTTGGTAAAAAACTGTGTTGCCAGTGTAGAAAACCATTTGGGCCAACATCGAAAAAATACCTTTATTGATATTAAACCAAATGATTTAGAAATTTATTTTCCAAAAGAATTGTTATTCTGTATTTTAAGAAATTTGGTGGAGAATGCATACCAATACACGGATCCTAAAACAGACATTCATATTGAATTTTTCAATAGAGATGGATATCATCAATTGATTGTGATGGATGAAGGTATGGGACTTAGTCAAATAGAAATGGAAACTATTTTTCAAAAATTTGTCCGAGGTTATCGAGACAAAAAAAATGATATCCCTGGCGCAGGAATTGGTTTAACTTTAGTAGAGGCTTCAAGCAACTTTTTATCAGGAACCGTTAGTTTAAAATCAAGCGAAGGAATGGGAGCAAAGTTCACAATTCGTATCCCAGAAAAACCAAAAAAATGA
- the fliH gene encoding flagellar assembly protein FliH: protein MAKLVFKPIQIADLQEEVEIQLPDKYKKFHKTDEQEDFEIDQEGNIIEQYQGPSIEEIEAELQRYRQETEEQVRQLLEDAKKQAKAIEEEGRTKAFQMVQDSKEKIKLEEDSGRAKAEQILDRAKMEVERMIKEAEMKQAEIEHEAYQKGYDAGREVGFKKGQGEVRRLIDRLGTIIGKAIDIREEMIAASEKQMVEMILVIARKVIKDEIIERKEIVLNNIREAMKRIKDRDRIDIRVNFADLELTTAHKDELIKLMESLRKVNIYEDSRVDRGGVIIETDVGAIDARISTQLKEIEEAIRNVEPI, encoded by the coding sequence ATGGCAAAACTAGTTTTTAAACCCATTCAAATTGCCGACTTACAAGAAGAAGTTGAAATCCAACTTCCTGATAAGTACAAAAAATTTCATAAAACAGACGAACAAGAAGACTTCGAGATAGACCAAGAAGGGAATATCATCGAACAATACCAAGGACCCTCGATCGAAGAGATCGAAGCGGAACTCCAAAGGTATCGCCAAGAAACAGAAGAACAAGTCCGCCAATTATTAGAAGACGCCAAAAAACAAGCGAAAGCCATTGAAGAAGAAGGTAGAACCAAAGCCTTCCAAATGGTTCAGGACTCTAAAGAAAAAATCAAATTAGAAGAAGATTCAGGTCGAGCAAAAGCAGAACAAATCTTAGATCGTGCGAAGATGGAAGTCGAACGTATGATCAAAGAAGCCGAAATGAAACAGGCTGAGATCGAACACGAAGCCTACCAAAAAGGATATGATGCTGGTCGTGAAGTTGGTTTTAAAAAAGGCCAAGGGGAAGTAAGACGACTCATTGACCGATTGGGAACTATCATTGGTAAAGCAATCGACATTCGTGAAGAGATGATCGCCGCTTCTGAAAAACAAATGGTGGAAATGATTCTTGTTATCGCAAGAAAAGTGATCAAAGACGAAATCATTGAACGTAAAGAAATTGTACTCAATAACATTCGTGAGGCGATGAAGCGAATCAAAGACCGTGACCGTATTGACATTCGTGTTAACTTCGCTGACTTAGAACTCACAACAGCACATAAAGACGAACTCATCAAACTGATGGAATCACTCAGAAAAGTAAACATCTACGAAGACTCTCGAGTCGACCGTGGTGGAGTGATCATCGAAACAGATGTGGGAGCAATCGACGCAAGAATTTCCACTCAGCTCAAAGAAATTGAAGAGGCAATTCGAAACGTAGAACCAATATGA
- a CDS encoding FliG C-terminal domain-containing protein has protein sequence MAHSSGPNKAALAYQILGQYLPDEVFAHLTDAEIESLLLKVETNPSPTKGQEKDILLSFTHFLQKKGIRSNLVQGNQPFPGGGKPNPTISQQNEAELPYLGTQNPKISKPNTLGGKPTNSAEYQTPKANSAGSFPGGIPTGGNPETNELYSLLEEILKEEENKRSGPLWLELPKFSVEMLQNLTRDESPEVVARVLSFSDPESASEVLAEYPESHREEIILALAEIDYHSDRERDQLDRFLRFKMELIEKKMPVSKIRSRKAKTAGEILTRLPFLPSQNLIERIQKKSPEYAETIVEHYFRLEDLLHLGRTSLTRFFSEIHPLVIACALKGVETEFRDQVYSNLESWLVKEIKIEWDSLGPVSLAEIEEAQKGILDRLREAMDEGKVKLWRLK, from the coding sequence ATGGCACATTCCTCCGGTCCCAACAAAGCCGCACTGGCATACCAAATTTTAGGCCAATACTTACCGGATGAAGTGTTCGCCCATCTGACTGATGCCGAAATCGAGTCTCTACTTCTTAAGGTAGAAACCAATCCCTCTCCGACAAAAGGCCAAGAAAAGGACATCTTACTCTCGTTCACCCATTTCCTGCAAAAAAAGGGAATCCGTTCGAATTTGGTCCAAGGAAACCAACCGTTCCCTGGAGGAGGGAAACCTAACCCTACCATTTCGCAACAAAATGAGGCCGAATTGCCTTACCTTGGTACCCAGAATCCAAAGATTTCAAAACCTAACACGTTAGGGGGAAAACCAACAAATTCTGCCGAGTACCAAACCCCAAAAGCTAACTCTGCTGGTTCCTTTCCTGGAGGTATTCCAACAGGTGGCAATCCCGAAACAAACGAACTTTATTCCCTATTAGAAGAAATTCTCAAAGAAGAGGAGAACAAACGGTCTGGTCCACTCTGGCTAGAGTTGCCAAAATTTTCCGTCGAAATGCTCCAAAATCTCACACGGGATGAATCTCCCGAAGTGGTGGCAAGGGTTCTCAGTTTTTCGGACCCAGAATCAGCATCGGAAGTCCTTGCGGAATACCCAGAATCGCATAGAGAGGAGATCATTTTGGCACTTGCTGAAATTGACTACCACTCGGACAGGGAACGTGACCAACTCGATCGTTTCCTACGATTCAAAATGGAACTCATTGAGAAAAAAATGCCGGTTTCCAAAATCCGGAGCCGCAAAGCCAAAACCGCGGGGGAAATTCTCACTCGACTTCCTTTTTTGCCATCTCAAAATTTAATTGAACGAATTCAGAAAAAAAGCCCAGAATATGCCGAAACTATAGTAGAACACTACTTTCGTTTGGAAGACCTCCTTCATTTGGGAAGGACAAGTCTCACTCGTTTTTTTTCTGAGATCCATCCCCTTGTCATTGCTTGCGCATTGAAAGGTGTTGAGACCGAATTTCGTGACCAAGTGTATTCCAATTTGGAATCTTGGCTTGTGAAAGAGATAAAGATCGAATGGGATTCGTTAGGTCCTGTTTCACTGGCAGAGATTGAAGAAGCCCAAAAAGGGATCTTAGATCGTTTGCGGGAAGCAATGGATGAAGGCAAAGTGAAACTTTGGAGATTGAAGTAA
- a CDS encoding adenylate/guanylate cyclase domain-containing protein: MTLFNRITLCLVFLTVACQLVTPSKEVTSGTLDLRSFPWKTGKAIKLQGEWKFYPHTLGELAPDASYTLLPVPSLWNDVPLRSNMIDGKGYGTYLLDILLPSESQIYSLYLPEVRTSFRITAGNRVLLSGFPGEDKKTTIPSAQGQSFTFVTKDHIQIKIEVSNFHHKEGGLPNAPIFGTAETVQNYILAESTMDIALTGALFMFGLYHFILFFYRNKQREAFYFGFFCLVFAFRLPFVGSKTIYAMFPNIPWELVIYVEYASVFVLGILFLWFVDGLFPRFIETKLIRYFSAFVQFILVYGLIIKPEFYTEFEVVFQVLGIVYAVFLGIRLYQMVAKGLPDSHIFFLGYLILFFGFVYDVFLAYTGEGESSLSQIAVFLFFGVQSTIVTLRTARTFRKKILLKEEFESINEQFILTNRFYAKFIPRDFLTHLGKESIEEVKLGDSSERELTVLFADIWEYWDIIYSIPLENRILFTNSYLGRIGPCVRKNNGFIDKYIGSAVMALFDGGIQNSIKAAEDIQWELEKYNERRRGFGYLPLHAGIGIHSGDTMLGILGEEERLESTVISDTVNLASRIQGLTKKYNARILVSLTSLMLHEDLDTIPYRILDFVRVKGKQETVMIAEVLIPGIDSISDQKIAYREQFEAAIFDYERADFNSALNGFREVHANNPDDIAAQIYIERCEYYQSAGVGEDWDGVSAWEK, translated from the coding sequence ATGACCCTCTTCAATCGCATCACTCTTTGCCTCGTTTTCCTCACAGTGGCATGCCAACTTGTGACTCCTTCTAAGGAAGTTACGTCTGGAACGTTAGACCTTCGTTCCTTTCCATGGAAAACAGGAAAGGCAATCAAACTACAAGGGGAATGGAAATTTTATCCTCATACACTAGGTGAATTGGCACCTGATGCCAGTTATACTCTTCTCCCGGTTCCATCACTCTGGAATGATGTTCCCTTACGTTCGAATATGATCGATGGGAAGGGATATGGAACTTACTTACTTGATATTTTACTCCCTAGTGAATCACAAATTTATTCGTTATACCTGCCAGAAGTGAGGACGAGCTTTCGTATAACGGCAGGTAATCGAGTATTACTCTCTGGATTTCCAGGTGAAGATAAAAAGACAACAATTCCTTCTGCACAAGGACAAAGTTTTACCTTTGTTACAAAGGATCACATCCAAATTAAAATCGAAGTAAGTAATTTCCATCATAAAGAAGGTGGATTGCCAAATGCACCAATTTTTGGAACAGCTGAAACCGTACAAAACTATATTTTAGCTGAGAGTACAATGGACATTGCACTGACAGGTGCCTTGTTTATGTTTGGATTGTATCATTTTATATTGTTTTTCTATCGTAACAAACAAAGAGAGGCATTTTATTTTGGATTCTTTTGTTTGGTGTTTGCGTTTCGATTACCATTTGTAGGAAGCAAAACCATTTATGCGATGTTTCCAAACATTCCTTGGGAACTTGTTATCTATGTAGAGTATGCATCCGTTTTTGTTTTGGGAATTTTGTTTTTATGGTTTGTAGATGGACTATTTCCTCGATTCATTGAAACGAAACTCATTCGATATTTCAGTGCCTTCGTACAATTCATTTTAGTATACGGACTCATTATCAAACCAGAGTTTTATACAGAATTCGAAGTTGTCTTCCAAGTGTTAGGAATTGTATATGCAGTTTTTCTTGGAATTCGTCTGTACCAAATGGTGGCAAAAGGATTGCCAGATTCTCATATTTTCTTTCTAGGGTATTTGATTTTATTTTTTGGATTTGTATATGATGTATTCCTTGCTTACACAGGTGAAGGGGAATCGTCCTTATCACAAATTGCTGTATTTTTATTTTTTGGCGTTCAGTCTACAATTGTGACACTTCGTACGGCTAGAACCTTTCGTAAAAAAATTCTCCTGAAAGAAGAATTTGAATCGATCAACGAGCAGTTTATATTAACAAATCGATTTTACGCAAAATTTATACCAAGAGATTTTTTGACCCATTTAGGAAAAGAAAGTATCGAGGAAGTGAAGTTAGGTGATAGTAGCGAACGAGAGTTGACAGTTTTGTTCGCGGATATTTGGGAATATTGGGATATCATTTATTCCATCCCACTGGAAAACCGAATTTTATTTACAAATTCCTATTTGGGACGTATTGGACCTTGTGTCCGTAAAAACAATGGATTCATCGATAAATACATTGGAAGTGCTGTAATGGCACTATTTGATGGCGGGATACAAAATTCGATCAAAGCTGCAGAAGATATCCAATGGGAATTGGAAAAATACAATGAGAGAAGAAGGGGCTTTGGTTATTTACCATTACATGCAGGGATTGGAATCCACTCAGGGGATACGATGCTTGGTATTTTGGGAGAAGAAGAAAGGCTCGAGTCAACGGTTATTTCCGATACTGTGAATTTGGCGAGTCGTATCCAAGGATTAACTAAAAAATACAATGCTAGAATTCTTGTAAGTTTAACCTCACTGATGTTACATGAAGATTTAGATACAATTCCCTATCGAATTTTAGATTTTGTTCGTGTAAAAGGTAAACAAGAAACTGTTATGATCGCCGAAGTATTGATTCCAGGGATCGATTCTATTTCGGATCAAAAAATAGCGTATAGGGAACAATTTGAAGCAGCAATTTTTGATTATGAACGTGCTGATTTTAATTCAGCTTTAAATGGATTTAGAGAAGTCCATGCAAACAATCCAGATGACATCGCCGCACAGATTTATATCGAAAGGTGTGAATACTACCAATCAGCAGGTGTTGGGGAAGACTGGGATGGAGTATCCGCATGGGAAAAATAA